AGTTGTCGGCTCTCCAGCGTAGCTCAATGGCTGTCGGTGTTATCTCCGTAACTGTTTGCCTGTGGGCGATTGTGGGATCGAAAGTGATATAGTCCTCCCAGTCTCCCGAGCCAGGGGTATCTCGCTTCTGTAGCGCTACATAAGTAGGCCGCTGTGAGCCAAATTCGTCCAGCATCAGAGGGGAGCCGCCCATGTCGATGCTGTAGCGCCACGCACCAGGTTGAATAGTGGTCGCAGCGGGGCCACTCCCCGCGCCGGAGATCCACTCATATCCATTCGCGGCCAAGTCCCACTCATACCCTGTTTTAAGGCGCAGTTTTCCTCCAGGAAACACCGATCCTTTAAAATAGATTCGGTAATCACCCGTCGCTGCATTGGTGGTTATCGGATCGACTAGGGGGATGGGGTGAATGTCTGGCAGAGCCCCTTGCCATGTAGCTGACGCGACACTCTGCCATCCTTTGGGTTGGAACGTATTGGTGTTGGCAAATCGTCTCTGCACCAGAATGCGCTTCACATCCCCAGATGGGGGCGTGCCAAGAATGGTCAAGTGCGTTGGGCTGTTAACACCCATGCCAACATTCAGCAGCTCACAGTAAACGCTGTTGCTAGATCCCCCAGGAAAGTTCACATAATACCCAACATGATTGAACGGTGCCAATCCGTTGCTTGATAGCGTGTCATACTGATCCGGCATAGCCTGATCCCCCGGATTCTCGTCCAGCAACGGAGGGAAGCGCCATTCGAGCACCTGGATGCGCCAATCGTTATCTGCATAGCGGATGAGCTTCCGGGGCTCATGATGCGGGTGCGTCAGATAGACCACATCATTGACCTGGCACATCTGCACATCGGGCAGTTCCTCGGCGGCATAAGGCAGCAAGACAGGCTGAAGGAGGCTAACCAATGATGCGTCTTTCCACACACGGAGGCCAAACACTGACAGCTCCAACATCGCCACCGTGGAAGAACTGAATTGGAAGGAGCGCAGATTGGACGGCGTGTCATGGCTGGCCGCCATGCCCATGAACTCCATGCCAGGACGGCGAAAGGCCGGGCCGTGGGCATGAATGATAAAATTCCGCAGCTGACGACAGCCGGAGGCCACCTTCTCCACGCCGAAACGGGAGCCCATGAGCTGGCTGACCTCGCCAGCGTTGAAACTTGAGAGAAGGATGTGCGCGGTGGACATGATCAGGGGCGGGCGATCCCGCCACCCCAACGGGCGCGGAGGGCGAGAGAGTTGAGGGGCAGCATGCCCTTGCGGCGGCGGCCTTCATTGGCATCCACACGCCGGGCCAGCGGTGCCGTTACATTTTGGTAGGCCGTCAATAAATCCGCCGTCTTGCCTGTTGAGCCTCGGATGGTCTCCGAGAGCGCCACGGCCAGCTTCAGCGCAAAGGCCTGGGCAAAGAGAGGATCTGTTAAGGCCGCATCCTCCAGATCACGGAGGTAGATCAGGCGCAGCTCAGCGGCATTCGTCAGCAGCTTGCGGCCTTCGATCACCCATTCCTCAGAGATCCAGTCTCCCGCCTCGGAGTCATTGACCTCCAGCACACGCAGGCAGTCTTCGGGCAGGCTGTATTGCTTTGACCAGCCAAACACAGGAGCGTCCTCGTCGGCCTCGACCTCCACACGCACCACCGCAAAGTTCCAGCGGTGCGAGCGCAGCACCTCTTTGAGCACGGGTAAGTAATGCAGCTCACAGGCCCGCGCAGAAGCATTGGGCTCTGCCAGTGCTGTAATCCGTGCCTGCCCGAGGTGCCCGAGGGCGACGTTACAGAGTTCAAGCTGAGTCATGACCGGGTGTTAAAAAGCGCGGCCCTTTGGCAAGGGGAGGGCCGCCAAACCCCACATGCACCCACGGCCATCCGTGGAGATCACTTGCCGCGCTTGTAAGCGAGGACGAAGTAAACGATGACCCCCGCGGTGAGTGCGGTGGCCGTCATCACCGTGGCATAGACCACGGCATTGCCACTGCCCGTGTCGGGTGCCAGCGGTGTGGGCACCAGCCAGGCGGGGATGTTAGCGGCCGTCCCGGTGATGGAGCAGAACTCCACCTTTGCCGCCGTGGTCAGGGCCACCCCATTGCCCCAGCCATCCGCATCCGCAGCGGTACCCACATCCAGGGTGAGCGCGGTGCCGGGATCATCACTGCACATCAGGCTGGAGAGGTGGGGGAGGGGGATCACATCCTTGGGCAGGAGGCACAGCTTGATGATGTCGCTGGCCGCCTCCGTCCCCACCAAGGTGTAGGGGATGATGGCGAACTCGACATCTCCGCTGACGATGTTGGCGGGGGCGAGCACGCCGGGATTGCTGCGGTCGGGCTTCTGTTGCCCGTAAATAGGAGTCTCGAAAGTAGGCATAATCTTGGATTCTTGAAGGTTTTAGGATCTCACTCAGCACGGGGTTTTAGGACGGCTCGGTGCACTCGATGACCACCACGCCCTCGTCATAGATGCGGGTGGCACCGAGCTGCCAATCGCTGTAGATCTGAGTGGCCATGGACAGGTCATTGCGGATGCTGATGTTCGAAGACATCGCTCCCGTGGTGCGGCGGATCGCCCCCTTCACCCAGCCCACACAGGTGCGGGTGGTGCCGGACTTGCGCAGCCTGGTGCTCTTCACGAACTTGAAGCCCATGAAGGTATCGATCTCACCCGAGATCAGCCCCTGCACCGCCACGAAGTCTTTGGACGTGGCTTCCACCGTGGCCAGCAGGTCCGCTAACTGTTGCGGTGAGACCACCAGCACGCGGGGGGCACCGTCTTCGACCTCGCCGTCTTGGATGATTTGATTCGCCTTGCGCAGTTTCGCCACCGTGAGGCCGTTGCTGCCGTGGGTGATCACTTGGGTGGATGGCAGGGCCGCAGGCGTGGTGCCGAGTTGCCCCGTCAGCGCCGGATCGATCGCCGCAGACCACGCGATGATGTCCTTGTCGCGGTTGTAGGCGTTGGTGTGGGAGATGACATAGTCACTGGTCGGCAGCACCAGCTTGCCCAAGTTCTTGGCATCGTCCTTGTCCAGGAGGTTCGCCAGCTCGAAGCTGCGGCGGACCGCCCAGCGGAAATCCGTGCCGGGGTCTTGGATGTGCGTCGGCCCTTTGCGCTCCGTGCGTTCGTGGGACTCTTGGGCGCCGAGGCGGTCGTAGCGCTTGCGCTCGCCCTCGTAGTTTTCATCGATCACAAAGGCATCGAGACGGGCCTTGGTCTGTTGACACCGATGAATCCAGTTCGTGCTGAATTCGGTGGTGTAATGCTGGGGAATGGTATCAGGCATAAAGGAATGAGAATTGAAGTGAATCAAGGTTCTCGGGCGGCTCGGTAGTCAGCGTGTGCTGGCCTCGCTTTCGAGGGGTCCGCCGCTTACGGTAGTCCTTTCGGGCCTCGGCGACTTAGGATCTCGTGTGAATTAACTTTTGGTTAGTCAAGAAGAAATGCGCCGCGTTTTCATGCCTTTGCGCGGGCGATGCTTGCCGTATTCATCGGGCCGTGGATCCACGGCGGATGCAAACTTGAACAACCCGGCCCGGTGCGCCTCCGCCAGGGTGCGCAGGGCATCTGCAGGGTGGCTGGCCCAATCATGAACAGGCTCCGCCCGTGTCAGGGCTCCAGCGCCCTCTGTGTGCTGGCGATAGGCGGCCAGCGCTTCCAGTCCTTTCTCGACCTCGGGCGTCTGCCTCCAGACCATCCCAGGCATCATCTCCAGCGCATGGTTGATGCCGATCCAGACGGAGGAAGTGCGCGGCACACAAATCAGATTGGAGAGCCCCGCCGTCCTCAGCTCAGCGGCAAAGGTGGTGCCGCTGCGCTCCGTCTGCTGGGCGTCATGGGGCAGGTAGTGCCTGCCGAGGTTGTAGCCCTTGGCCAGGATCAGCGCTACCAGCTCCGTGAGGGTCCCCTCGAAACCGGCGATGTAATCGACGATGCGAATCTCCCTGCCCACCACCTGCCAGAACCACGTCACCCGATGTCGCGGGCTGCCGAGATCCCAGGAGGTATTCACCAGACTATCCCCCGCCACCGGCATGGGGCAGATGCGGCCTTCCGTGCGGGCTCGATCCAAGGCCGCCGCATAAATGGCACCCTCGATCGGCGCTCGCCAGCACTCATCGAGAAAGGTCGGGTTCTCGCGCATCATGAAGAGGCCCTGCGTGCGGCGCTCCG
This Prosthecobacter debontii DNA region includes the following protein-coding sequences:
- a CDS encoding phage capsid protein, whose translation is MPDTIPQHYTTEFSTNWIHRCQQTKARLDAFVIDENYEGERKRYDRLGAQESHERTERKGPTHIQDPGTDFRWAVRRSFELANLLDKDDAKNLGKLVLPTSDYVISHTNAYNRDKDIIAWSAAIDPALTGQLGTTPAALPSTQVITHGSNGLTVAKLRKANQIIQDGEVEDGAPRVLVVSPQQLADLLATVEATSKDFVAVQGLISGEIDTFMGFKFVKSTRLRKSGTTRTCVGWVKGAIRRTTGAMSSNISIRNDLSMATQIYSDWQLGATRIYDEGVVVIECTEPS